In the genome of Fusarium fujikuroi IMI 58289 draft genome, chromosome FFUJ_chr02, one region contains:
- a CDS encoding related to tetracycline resistance protein from transposon Tn4351/Tn4400 translates to MPKHIAIVGAGPSGLSLAALLQHHSIPFTIFEREKSTSSRFQGGSLDLHPESGQAALFEAGLEEQFKKYARYHDQDYRFGDKKAVAWLFHKATPDADGRPEIDRAKLRKILIESLDPENIKWDHRLSEIVPQEDGRVKLVFENQPEPVVTDLLVGADGTWSKVRPLLTSWTPEYTGLTVIDCRISDVDKRFPELGEFIGRGTSFFLSEGSGIFIQRNGDDSVRVYPCLRVEENWHSKDPSFDWNDARKMTDYLINTFFSTWDTRLQDVIRNVDTNMTPRAQYRMPLGLRYDHHPGLTLIGDSLHVMSWFAGEGANLAMLDALDLFHEIKGHPDDLNLAVRRYEEEVVATGRADNTNEMSQDLLVKAMSDDAPRAYVEGMAKAMDVWFTDGKLLDKIDRETLFNN, encoded by the coding sequence ATGCCCAAGCACATCGCCATCGTTGGAGCAGGACCATCTGGGCTAAGCCTCGCAGCTCTGTTGCAACATCACTCGATTCCCTTTACCATTTTCGAGCGAGAGAAGTCCACTAGCTCCCGCTTCCAGGGTGGTTCTCTCGATCTTCATCCAGAGTCTGGTCAAGCAGCGCTGTTTGAAGCTGGCCTTGAGGAGCAGTTCAAAAAGTACGCGCGCTATCACGACCAGGACTATCGTTTTGGGGACAAGAAAGCTGTTGCTTGGTTATTCCACAAAGCAACTCCTGATGCAGATGGACGCCCAGAGATAGACCGCGCAAAGCTTCGCAAGATTCTCATTGAGTCGCTCGACCCGGAGAACATCAAGTGGGATCATCGACTCTCTGAGATTGTTCCGCAAGAGGACGGTAGGGTTAAGCTGGTTTTTGAGAACCAGCCTGAACCGGTTGTGACTGACCTTCTTGTGGGGGCTGATGGAACCTGGTCCAAGGTACGGCCGCTTCTGACGAGTTGGACGCCTGAGTACACTGGGCTGACAGTCATCGACTGCCGTATCTCTGATGTGGACAAGAGATTTCCAGAACTTGGAGAGTTCATTGGCCGAGGCACTtcattcttcctctctgAAGGCAGTGGCATTTTTATACAGCGTAATGGAGATGACAGTGTGAGAGTCTATCCCTGTCTTCGAGTCGAAGAAAACTGGCACTCAAAGGATCCCTCATTCGACTGGAATGACGCGAGGAAAATGACAGACTATCTGATCAATACCTTCTTCTCCACCTGGGATACCCGTCTCCAGGATGTCATTCGCAACGTGGACACGAACATGACTCCCCGCGCACAATATCGCATGCCTTTGGGTCTTCGCTACGATCACCACCCTGGATTGACTTTGATCGGAGATTCTCTACACGTGATGTCTTGGTTTGCTGGAGAGGGTGCGAATCTAGCCATGTTGGATGCACTGGATCTCTTCCACGAAATCAAGGGGCATCCAGATGATTTGAATCTTGCTGTCCGTCGATacgaggaagaggtggtTGCCACTGGACGAGCGGATAACACCAACGAAATGTCGCAGGATTTGcttgtcaaggccatgtCAGATGATGCTCCTCGGGCCTATGTTGAGGGAATGGCCAAGGCGATGGATGTTTGGTTCACTGATGGGAAGTTGTTGGACAAGATTGATCGAGAGACTCTATTCAATAACTAA
- a CDS encoding related to hydroxyquinol-1,2-dioxygenase, with amino-acid sequence MLSAEDAPLTTSVISSFGPNSSPRSREILTGLIRYLHAFCREVNLTTEELYIAIEALNRSGQMSNAQRNETLLISDCLGIEALVDAQTQKMLEQDNGTNSCILGPFYVADPPHYENGDTIIQKYLGGEVTYFHGRILNADTNEPVECASLNVWECAVNGLYDQQDPNQPSGNMRGIFTSDVEGKYAFYCIKPVPYPVPYDGPAGDILKLMDRHPYRAGHIHFMVTRDSYSRLVTQVFPEDDTYLDSDSVYAVKSDLLLKFKPYNSDSLKSIGGNDVDVKWEVNWDFKIKKQKD; translated from the exons ATGTTATCAGCTGAAGATGCTCCTCTGACAACTTCTGTCATCTCCTCATTTGGGCCCAACAGCTCCCCCAGATCTCGAGAGATCTTGACGGGGCTGATCCGGTATCTCCATGCCTTTTGTCGTGAAGTCAATCTCACCACAGAGGAACTATATATTGCCATTGAGGCTTTGAACAGGTCTGGTCAGATGAGCAACGCTCAGAGGAACGAGACCTTGTTGATCTCCGACTGCCTGGGTATAGAGGC ACTGGTCGATGCTCAAACACAGAAAATGCTCGAGCAAGATAATGGAACTAACTCTTGTATTCTCGGCCCATTTTACGTCGCTGATCCTCCTCATTATGAAAACGGAGATACCATTATCCAGAAGTATCTCGGAGGAGAAGTAACTTACTTCCATGGTCGGATTCTGAATGCTGACACCAACGAACCCGTGGAAT GTGCTTCTCTGAACGTCTGGGAGTGTGCAGTCAATGGGCTCTATGACCAACAGGATCCCAACCAGCCGTCTGGAAATATGCGAGGCATTTTCACTTCTGATGTAGAAGGCAAGTATGCTTTCTACTGTATCAAGCCCGTCCCTTATCCTGTTCCTTATGATGGTCCCGCTGGGgacatcctcaagctcatggaTCGCCACCCCTATAGGGCTGGTCATATCCACTTCATGGTGACCAGGGACTCATACAGCCGCTTGGTTACACAGGTCTTCCCTGAGGACGACACTTATCTAGACTCTGACTCGGTGTATGCGGTCAAATCAGATCTGCTTTTGAAGTTCAAACCTTACAACTCTGACTCGCTGAAGAGTATTGGGGGCAACGATGTCGATGTGAAGTGGGAAGTCAACTGGgacttcaagatcaagaagcagaaagaTTGA
- a CDS encoding related to NADPH-dependent beta-ketoacyl reductase (rhlG), translating to MAHNTSDDLCALKNFAGKTVIITGGANGIGAETVRLFNSHGANTVIADLECTRDEAESVIRSLQHPSSALFISVNILLWDEMKALFSQSIRYFGTIDIVVANAGIMESQSLFDVENVDEQGELHESTEGFRVIDVNLKGTINTLRLALHHMRHNQPMSPRGQRGSVVLVTSTSGYFGTTGVGAYITSKHGLTGLLRASQQVARGLGIGVNAVAPFFTPTPTFKELAEKWKDSGLKSNALGDVAQAIALASTQDETGKCYMVVGGNSVEVEDGRIALLDRWLGREITELLQSASRLFEANGYPLPKGH from the exons ATGGCTCACAACACTTCTGACGACCTTTGCGCATTGAAGAACTTCGCGGGCAAGACCGTCATCATAACAGGTGGCGCAAACGGTATAGGAGCCGAAACTGTACGACTTTTTAACTCACATGGAGCCAATACAGTCATCGCCGATCTTGAATGCACTCGTGATGAGGCTGAATCGGTTATTCGATCCTTGCAGCATCCCTCCTCTGCCCTTTTCATCAGTGTCAACATTCTCCTCTGGGATGAAATGAAAGCCCTTTTCTCCCAATCCATACGATACTTCGGTACGATCGATATTGTTGTAGCCAATGCCGGCATAATGGAGAGTCAAAGTCTTTTCGATGTTGAAAACGTCGACGAGCAGGGAGAATTACATGAATCGACGGAGGGGTTTCGTGTGATCGATGTTAACCTCAAAGGAACCATTAACA CGTTGCGGCTCGCACTCCATCACATGCGGCACAATCAACCTATGTCACCTAGAGGTCAAAGAGGATCTGTTGTTCTCGTTACTTCAACATCGGGATACTTTGGAACTACTGGAGTCGGTGCGTACATCACATCAAAACATGGACTCACGGGTCTACTTCGAGCGTCGCAGCAAGTTGCTCGAGGCCTTGGTATCGGAGTCAATGCTGTTGCTCCGTTCTTCACGCCAACGCCTACGTTCAAAGAGTTGGCCGAGAAGTGGAAAGACTCGGGCCTCAAGTCGAATGCGCTAGGAGATGTCGCTCAGGCTATCGCCCTTGCTTCTACGCAGGATGAGACTGGAAAATGCTACATG GTCGTTGGGGGGAATTCGGTAGAAGTGGAAGATGGTAGAATCGCATTACTTGATCGATGGCTTGGACGCGAAATTACAGAGCTGTTGCAATCTGCTAGCAGACTCTTCGAAGCCAACGGCTATCCCTTGCCCAAGGGGCATTAA
- a CDS encoding related to gamma-glutamyltransferase, with protein MARFLTLVALLSLIAQGHGHPCDVKYPPQMKPVETRQFSKSRGAVACESEICSTIGINILREGGNAADAMVATVLCVGTVGMYHSGIGGGGFMLIHKPDGKNESVPYEFVDFRETAPAAATENMFKNNVNASIYGGQASGVPGELRGLEHLHKSYGRLPWSKLVQPAIDVARYGFPVNNDTLKFMKMTYSKAENESFLFSDPAWAIDFAPAGKLLKFGEKLTRKRYADTLEIIASKGAGAFYEGPIADATIRTLKQKKGIMTTDDLKNYSVAIREPSQINYRGGKITSGSAPSSGAVVAAALNILDGYDFLGDPRRVNDSAYLLDEAFKFGYGMRSNLGDPTFVKGLVEYQAEMYSNNTAQEIRAKLDGRALAVKDYDPKGLESLDTPGTSHIVTMDNSGLAISLTTTVNLNFGSQVIVPETGVIMNNEMNDFSIPGQSNAFGFIPSEANFIKPGKRPLSSISTTIVEGPDGKVSLVTGSAGGSRIITATVQVVLNALEKNMTVHDALAAPRLHDQLEPRQVTFEYAYDNSTVAYLKEIGNNVTWVAPGQSTAQALRRLLDGTFEAAGEPRQANSGGFST; from the exons ATGGCTCGTTTCCTAACTTTGGTGGCTCTGCTGAGCCTAATTGCGCAAGGCCATGGCCATCCATGCGATGTGAAGTACCCTCCTCAGATGAAACCAGTAGAGACCAGGCAATTCAGCAAAAGCCGCGGCGCCGTTGCCTGCGAAAGTGAAATATGCAGTACGATTGGCATAAATATCCTGCGGGAGGGCGGCAATGCAGCTGATGCCATGGTCGCCACCGTTCTTTGCGTAGGAACAGTCG GCATGTACCATTCTGGTATCGGAGGCGGCGGCTTCATGCTCATTCACAAACCCGATGGCAAGAATGAATCCGTGCCCTACGAATTTGTCGACTTTCGCGAAACGGCGCCTGCAGCAGCTACTGAGAACATGTTCAAGAACAACGTGAACGCCAGTATTTATGGAGGACAAGCGAG TGGCGTACCAGGTGAATTGAGAGGTCTGGAACACCTACACAAGAGCTATGGTCGTTTACCTTGGTCGAAGCTCGTCCAGCCAGCAATTGACGTCGCCCGCTACGGATTTCCAGTCAACAACGATACTCTCAAGTTCATGAAGATGACGTACAGCAAGGCCGAGAACGAGAGCTTTCTTTTCAGCGATCCAGCGTGGGCAATTGACTTTGCACCTGCTGGAAAACTACTCAAATTTGGCGAGAAGCTGACACGGAAGAGATATGCCGATACGCTCGAGATCATTGCCTCCAAAGGAGCTGGTGCTTTCTACGAGGGACCCATTGCCGATGCGACTATAAGGActttgaagcagaagaagggtaTCATGACGACGGATGATTTGAAGAACTACTCCGTGGCGATTCGAGAGCCTTCTCAGATTAACTACCGAGGTGGAAAGATTACCAGCGGGTCGGCCCCTTCAAGTGGTGCCGTCGTCGCAGCTGCGCTGAACATCCTCGACGGCTATGACTTCCTTGGTGATCCCAGAAGAGTCAATGACAGCGCTTATCTGCTTGACGAAGCATTCAAGTTCGGCTACGGAATGCGAAGCAATCTCGGCGATCCAACCTTTGTCAAAGGTCTAGTGGAGTATCAAGCTGAGATGTACTCAAACAATACCGCGCAGGAAATCCGCGCCAAACTAGACGGACGTGCTCTTGCTGTTAAAGATTATGACCCCAAAGGCCTTGAGAGCCTGGACACCCCCGGAACTTCACACATCGTCACCATGGACAATTCTGGACTTGCCATCTCCCTCACGACTACGGTCAACCTCAATTTCGGTTCGCAAGTCATAGTTCCCGAAACTGGCGTTATTATGAACAACGAGATGAACGACTTTAGTATCCCCGGCCAGTCAAACGCTTTTGGATTCATCCCCAGCGAGGCCAATTTCATTAAACCCGGAAAACGTCCTCTTTCTAGTATAAGCACCACCATTGTCGAAGGACCTGACGGAAAGGTTTCGTTGGTGACAGGCTCTGCTGGTGGTAGTAGAATCATCACTGCTACTGTCCAGGTGGTTTTGAATGCGCTAGAGAAGAACATGACAGTTCATGATGCCCTGGCCGCGCCTCGCCTGCATGATCAGCTTGAGCCGCGACAAGTCACCTTCGAATATGCTTATGACAATTCTACGGTTGCTTATTTGAAGGAGATTGGAAACAACGTCACTTGGGTTGCGCCTGGGCAGAGCACTGCTCAGGCCTTAAGAAGATTGCTTGATGGGACATTTGAAGCTGCCGGTGAGCCTAGACAGGCGAACTCGGGAGGATTCTCAACTTGA